DNA from Macrobrachium rosenbergii isolate ZJJX-2024 chromosome 13, ASM4041242v1, whole genome shotgun sequence:
AGCTCCGTCACGATAACGCACCAGCCCGTTCTTCACATTTGACACAGAGTTTCCTGGCCAAACGCAACATACCTGTGCTTCATCAGTCTCCCTGACTCCCAACATGGCTCCGCATGACTGCTGGCTTTTCGCCAAGCTGAAAATACCCTTGAAAGGGACCAGCTATCATTTCAGAGAAGACATCATTCAGAATGCGACGGACCAGCTGCACGCCATCTCAAAAGAGGAGTTCCAGTGCTGCATCCAACAGCTTGATATTACAAGTGAACACAATGACAGATGGTGTAAGAAACATGTTCACAGCTTGTCTATGTACATGTTTGTTACACCATCTGTCATTGTGTTCACTTGTAATATCCACAGGGTATATTTAAGTAGCAGTCCTCAACTGTGCACAGTACCTTTAATGTAACATTATTACATAGAAGTAAATTTTTCActatttacataattatcattattgcatcCACTATTATATTATACATCTTCAGGATATATAATGTAccttgaaaatatatgtaaacttgAGTTAAACAAATTTTCCATTAAAGGGTCCAGTTTTACAAgagttattattagtagtattagaaaCATCAAGTATTCAGGAATATATTGAATCAGaataaaattactgtacattatatatttgttattgagTGATACAGACTAGGTCATGGTAAATCTAGATGTACTTGTAGATCTAAGTCTGCCATATAAGAATTTAAggttgataaaaatttaaatacattactATTTAAATTGTCAGTGTCAAGGTTATAGTTATGCTCTGTTcttaaagttcataattttatcttttcctctATAGTTCACGaggaaaaatttgagagtgaAAGTAATGGATATGTTGCAATGGATTCAGGTTACACTAAGGAAGAAGTAATGAAGTCAAGCTTTGAAACAGATCACATAAAGGAAGAACTTGAGTTTGAGGAGTCTGTCAGCATAAAAGAAGAACCAATTGAGCTGGAGCCTGACTTATCATGTATAGAAGAGGACACCCAAGATTATTTAAGATCAGGTTTTTCAAGTTCAGAAGTTACAGTGGAAGAGGAGAGTAGACAAGATTGCTTTACGTCAGATATTATGGACTCTGGTAAGTATTGAAACTTCattgtctctttttatttgttgtaagCTTAATCCCTATTTGGGGTCATGATTTTAAATGGGCCTTTTGCAGGTGTTTCTATTTTGTGTCCtcccttatttatttctttgtctctcATGCCTTCTCAAATGCAGTATCTCCATCCTCTcttaagccttcctctccttccattTCAATGAATTCTCCGGCAACATGTTGCTCATCAAGTGCCCAAACCATCTTGGTTGTAATGCTTGGGCTTTCTTTGAGACATAAGTGATTTTTATTCCTCTGACCTATTCATTTCTTATCATATCTCTCCTCATCACCCCACTCCTCCATCCGTACATCTTCATTTGTGCCACATCTAACTTAATATGTTCTGTTCCCTTCAGTTGTGCTTCTGCTAGACCATGCAACATGGCAGGTCTTACCACCACCTTGTGTACCTTGCCCTTCAGCTTAATAGGGACTCTAGTTTCACAGAGTATGTTAATGTTTGATACCCCTTCCATTTATTCCATCTAGTTTGAATTCAGTGGATAACCTCTTTTTCCTTGTCACCCACTGCATCTGTTATCAAGCTTAGATACTTGAAACGTGTGAGAGTTTTGCTTCTTCCAGCTTTATTGTGGCTTGCTGATCATCCTCCATTCCTTATGGCATATAATATTTAGTCTGTAACCTATCTTGATCCTTTTATTCTCTTATGCATATCACCATCATCTAGCTTTTTCTTTAGTTCCTCTAGTTTCTGCAATCAAGGCCATGTTATCAGCTGAGAAGATACATAAAGgggttcctcctcttcctcccttacATCCTCAGCCATTACATCTAGCATGAAATCGTAGAAGACGTGGCTCAGCACTTAACCTTGGTCATCCTTACAGTACTTGTCAGGTGGTTGTTTCATCTGTATACATTTCACTAATTACTATCTCATATTTTTCTGGTGCCCTTTGTTCTCTCATACTTCACCAAACCAATGGGTTCTACCAAGGGGTTCTGCGTCACCTTCGTGACACTGTGAGACGCAAACGGCCGGACCTGTGAGCAGCGGGCAATTGGAGCTCTGTCACAATAATGCACCAACCCATTCTTCACATTTGATGCAGTTTCCTGACCAAACACAACATGCCTGTGCCTCATCAGTCTCCCTGCGCTCCTGACATGGCTCCACGTGACTTCTGGCTTTTCCCCAAGCTGAAAATACCCTTGAAAGGGACCAGATATCAGTTCAGAGGAGAATCATGCAGAATGCGACGGACTAGCTGCACGCCATCTCAAAAGAGGTGTTCCAATGGTGCTTCCGACAGTTTTTCTATGTACATTTCTTACACTATCTGTCATTATGTTCACTTGTAATATCCACAGGGTATATATAAGTAGCAGTCTTCAACTGTGCACAGTATCTTTAATGTAAGATTAttacataaaagtaaatgtttcattatttacataattatcattattgtatccACTACTGTATTATAAGTCTTCAGGATATATAATGCACCttcaaaatatatgtaaacttgagttgaacaaatttttttattattaagaagggTCCAATTTTGCAAgagttattattagtagtattagaaaCTTCAAGTATTCAGGGatatattgaattaaaataaaattactgtacattatgtatTTGTTATTCAATGATACGGACTAGATCATTGGCAATTCTAAATGTATTTGTACTATATTGAAGTCTGCTAGCTAAGGGATCATTATTTAAGAatgtaaaagtgataaaaatataatgtcaGTACTGTATAAATTGTCAATGTCAGGTTTATAGTTATGCTCTGTTcttaaagttcataattttatctttttctctacaGTTCATGAGGAAAAATTTGAGAGTAAAGGTAATGGATATGTTGCAGTGGATTCAGGTTTCATTAAGGAAGAAGTAATGAAGGCAAGCTTTGAAACAGTTCACATAAAGGAAGGGCTTGAGTTTGAGGAGTCTGTCAACATAAAAGAAGAGCCAGTTGAGCTTGAGCCTGACTTATCATGTATAAAAGAGGGCACCCAAGGTTTTCCAAGTTTAGAAATTTTAGTGAAAGATGAGAGCAGCCAAGATTGCTTTAAGTCAGATATTATGGACTCTTGTAAGTATCGAAActccattatctttttttatgtgttCTAAGCTTACCCTGTTTGGGGTCATGATTTTTAATGGGCCTTTTCTATTTTGTGTCCGccccttatttatttctttgtctctcATGATGCCTTCTCAATTGCAGTATCTCCATCTTCTCtcaggtcttcctctcctccatgTCCTAGGCACTTCCATTTCCATGAATTCTCCGGCAACCAACAtctatagttcctcattgggagggtgttttctgttctcagctagcactctgctggccgcgagtttgaatctccgaccagccaatgaagaataagaggaatttatttctggtgatagaaattcatttctcgctataatgtggtttggattccacaataggctgtaggccctgttgctaggtaaccaattggttcttagccatgtaaaataaatctaatccttcgggccagccctaggagagctgttaatcagcccagtggtctggttaaactaaggtatactttgcaGCAATATCTACTGTACCAATCCTTTTCATTAAGCTTAGTTTCTGGCTTTCAATCTTAACCTCATGTTTGTCTTCCACGTCTTCTTTCAAAATTGTCATGGTCTGGGCCATACATGTAATTCCCTTATAGTTCTTGTAGCCTTGTACATCTCTCATTAAAAGTTGGTATCAGTGTGTTCCCCTCCATTTTTTGGGTGTAATTGCCTTTTCCTTAAATTCCTTCATAAGCTCCCATACTATgcagaataatatatttatcattggGATCAAATACACCTGTATAGCTGGATGTCCATGGGAATAGATTTTTTATAGTTATCTATTTTAAATGATAACTATTATGTATAATACGTTCAATCCGTAGATATGGTTGTTTGTTATGTGAAATTATGATTTATAGTGTCCTTGATTTTCaagcattttcatatttaatatactgtataattgtctttttaatttttttacactcattttcctttctgtaagtttttaatttatcatatCACTTCTTTGATTCGTTTTTCTCATTGGAATGCTTTCTCTGTTGGGGCCCTTGAGTCTACAGCCTTTTGCTTTActgttgctactactactactactactactaaggataatgataatggtaatgatattaTAAACTTTAAAACTGTAAAACCAGTTGTGGAGGTTGTGGGGTTGGTTTTTGAATGGTTATCACTTCTACctaattaacaacataaaatgaaGTCTGGTTTCTGGTGTAACGCTTTCCTGCACACGTATAGGTGTCGTTTCAACTTTGTCAAGTTGAGAATAGAAAGTCTTAAGGTACATTCTTACAAAACTTGGGAAGTGGAAATGTCAGTTCTCTTAAAATAGTCACATGACTTAGTGGAGCTTTCTTTTTCATGGACCAGCTTTTACACCATTACCTTTTACCCATTGCTCTTCTTTTCTTCACACTTATGCCTATCAGTAGGGCACAAAGTGCCAGTCACTTTCCATTCTGCTGGCTGTGAGCCTTGCTACAATTGTCGTACTGTGCTCACCTCCACCCAGACTTTAACTGGCCATACACAGCCATGTGGACaacaaacatttgttttatttacagattttgtcTGCCAACGAACTAAGTCTCCCAGACAAAGTCTGGTCATATGGATGGGGCTTAAGATTACAGATCTGTTGTTATCAGCTctagaaaatgcaatgcattactaccctaatactaatttcattgcattttaatacatttttatctatttattactttattttttctttttcaataagtgggatctcttctctctgtatttccctttacttcctcctaatgaacaccatattctttggaagcatgaattcaagtcagtggcgcctgtgggcctgttccatatgaataggtttcatctacaatagtaataataatgaaaaacaggcAGAGATCTCTTCAGTAGGTAATCTTCTCCAGCCAAACCAAATCTCTTTATTTATAGGATATCTAAGGTATCTCAGGTAATCAGTGTTGCTAGAAATGATAAGCATAATTGTAGATTTGGACACAAAATCTACACGCTCATCTTTACACTGCTTAAGTGACAAAAGCTGTCAGTTAGGTTCAAAAAGAGGATTTGGGAGTCTAGCTCTACAGTGTCTTCATATTAGATTCTATGATGCTACATGACATTATCCAACGAGCCATGATCTTATTTGGTCATCGTCATGAGTGACTTAGGGGGCAGCCTACAaagttcattaatatttttgttttgatgcttctTGTGTCTTAGGAGGAATGCTAATTGTCAAAGTAAGAGAGGAAGATGGTGAACAAGATTTTGTGATCCAAATGTATAACAGCTTAGAGCTTATTCAGGTCCCCAGAGTGCATTCAGTGAATTGGTGGGTTTCAAGCCAAGAGAGTACTGGACAGTTGTGAAACTTACAGAGCTTAATTGTGCAGTGATGAAGCTTACAGATTTTATTCACATACCCATATTTGTCAGAGTAGGATTGCCAGTCTTAGCAGATAAGCAACTGAAGGCTGTCTACTCTTCCTTAATATTAGACTGTGCAAGAATTCAAAGTCTTTGTCTACAAGTTTGAGCATCAGGATTCATTCCCAacattttattatactgtatgttgGAAGTTTTGTATAGTATGTTATTTTTAAACACCTTTTTCCAGCCTAAACAGAAGTTGTGTAGGCGATtactatacaaaaagaaaaataacagtggtTTGTATGTTGAAGTTTAccatgtgaaaaatatttttgaaatttacgcTTATGTGTAGTAAAATATGGGTATGGCACTGAGATGTGGAGAAGTCTGAAAACGCtgtcaaagctttttttttttttcacatattgttTTCAACTTCCCACAGGTGCTATTGTTATACAGTGTGAAGGAGATTCCAAGTGGCTAGTATCCACAGTAGGTCAAGTAAGCCAACCTCAGGTGGTGCTGCAACCAGAAGACTCGACCTGGTTGGCCATTAATGGGTGGAAGAACAGGTTACGCCGAGTTGCATGCACATGTCCAAATTGCAAAGAAGGGGAGAGAGGTggagaaaacaagacaaaagtgCACATTTGCCACATTCCTGGTTGCAACAAGCAGTATAGAAAGACATCACATTTGAGGGCACATCTAAGATGGCACTCGGGAGACCGGCCTTATGCTTGCTCTTGGCTGTTATGCAACAAGAGATTCACTAGATCAGATGAACTGCACGT
Protein-coding regions in this window:
- the LOC136845031 gene encoding uncharacterized protein isoform X15, with product MKKVRRHHRGTAEGSSPPFQILQKEHSYSPANSFEVHEEKFESESNGYVAMDSGHIKEEVMKSSYETDHIKEELEFEESVSIKEEPIELEPDLSCIKEDTKDYLRSGFSSSEVTVKEKSRQDCFTSDIMDSVHEEKFESESNGYVAMDSGYTKEEVMKSSFETDHIKEELEFEESVSIKEEPIELEPDLSCIEEDTQDYLRSGFSSSEVTVEEESRQDCFTSDIMDSVHEEKFESKGNGYVAVDSGFIKEEVMKASFETVHIKEGLEFEESVNIKEEPVELEPDLSCIKEGTQGFPSLEILVKDESSQDCFKSDIMDSCAIVIQCEGDSKWLVSTVGQVSQPQVVLQPEDSTWLAINGWKNRLRRVACTCPNCKEGERGGENKTKVHICHIPGCNKQYRKTSHLRAHLRWHSGDRPYACSWLLCNKRFTRSDELHRHKRTHTGEKRFHCPDCQKCFNRSDHLSKHVRTHNKQRGLVSNLDLLKITIPMPHIHQTTVTLQMQAKRCSSPSQTKVVTPSTSQQMMSQATLCGSSSSPNNHSVLVQVETVM
- the LOC136845031 gene encoding uncharacterized protein isoform X16; the encoded protein is MKKVRRHHRGTAEGSSPPFQILQKEHSYSPANSFEVHEEKFESESNGYVAMDSGHIKEEVMKSSYETDHIKEELEFEESVSIKEEPIELEPDLSCIKEDTKDYLRSGFSSSEVTVKEKSRQDCFTSDIMDSVHEEKFESESNGYVAMDSGYTKEEVMKSSFETDHIKEELEFEESVSIKEEPIELEPDLSCIEEDTQDYLRSGFSSSEVTVEEESRQDCFTSDIMDSVHEEKFESKGNGYVAVDSGFIKEEVMKASFETVHIKEGLEFEESVNIKEEPVELEPDLSCIKEGTQGFPSLEILVKDESSQDCFKSDIMDSCAIVIQCEGDSKWLVSTVGQVSQPQVVLQPEDSTWLAINGWKNRLRRVACTCPNCKEGERGGENKTKVHICHIPGCNKQYRKTSHLRAHLRWHSGDRPYACSWLLCNKRFTRSDELHRHKRTHTGEKRFHCPDCQKCFNRSDHLSKHVRTHNKQRGLNHPNAPHSSDNSNSSDAGEKMLITIPDQSGDPLHISTNDVSSNIMWQQQQP